The sequence ATTGTGTTTAAtatttttgcatcaatatttctgatcacactccatgatccatcatcgagATGAAGAGGGCCAAAGGAATCACATCATGAAGTGTGATCCCAACCGTTGAATCCAAAAATTGCATTTATTCTATACGAATTCTATTGTTACAATTATAAGCCTTAATATACATACtttatatctatatattttttaaatttataaatatataaaatgtTTTCAATAGAAAAGATATCCTATATAAATCAAATCGACATGATAGTAAGGATCTTAATGAAGATAAAAGATAATACCGTGTTTATGTCACACCAACAGTTGATGGTTTTATCACTCTACTTAtagatatttttttataatatacaaTTATATGCTaagaaaatagggaaaaaaattgaACTTTCAGAATTTAGATGAGATtttctaaaatataaaaaatttcacATCATGTTTCCCTTAATATTTGAAGGGCAACCGTCATCAAAAGAGAAAAGTATTCGACAGTGGCCGGCCGTCAAATGTTATCCTACAAACTATATTTTTTTATTACACATTTCACAAAAATAATAGATTACGTCACTTTTTATATTTAGTTAAATAATTGAAGATCTCACTTTTCACTGTCAATTATTTTatctttattaaaataaaaaattatagctTTCAGTAGATCATAAAAAATTAAAGTTTTCAGTACATTTTCTGAAAtttgatcataaaaaaaaatacttccCAGCAGATTTTCTAAAATTTGATTATGAGTTTGATCTGAAATTCTATACAATCAAATTCAGAAATATATAAACATCTCATACTAATTTTCCAAGGTTTAACAGTGGCCAAAACATCAAGTTCCCTCAGCCTGGTGGACATAGTTAGGGTTAATGGCGCTCTGTGAATAGAACCAGAGACCAGAGAATTTAGAAAGAATAAAAAAGTTATCAATATATGTTCCCTCACTGTACAGAAAATGTAACAGGGGCAGCATAAATAAACTATACAATACCGTGCTATACAAATCGATTCTGTACAGAAAATCTTACAgaggaagaaaaaatttgaaaaacagaagCAAATGACCTACAGATCGATTCAGCCTCCTCAAAGCTTCACCTTGCATTTTCTTTTACCAATATTGACACCGGTCCTGGAATTTAACCCTCCCAGAACCAGATCGCAGCGCACATGGAAAGTATACTTTGGGGTTTTCAGTTTCCCAACCTTGAATTTCACGGGCAAATCCACCTTAAAATGCAGAGGAATGCTTCCATCCACCCGATGTCTATTCAGCAACGTAATTTGTTTTTTGTTGAGCTGTACATCAGATCCGGAGAGAAAAACAGTTAAGGTAGTGATAGTTTCATGGTCCTGGTAAAACGCAGGAAATTTTCCCCTGGAGAGCTGTGTGCCGCTGTAGAAAACCCCAATATAGCTGTCATCAAGGTAATAAATGCCGATCTTTTTGTTCGGATTCGTCGTCCTCACCCCTACCACAAATTGCGACGAAACGGTGCCATCTATGCCGACGACAAAGCTCGTGATCTGAAAATTCTCGACCGAATACTTGGGCATCTTGGGCTTGAAGACGGCGTAGAAAGTAATTCCAGCAATAACAATGGCTATGGCAAAGAGCATCAGGATCTGAAATCCCAAGACGAAGCAACTGTAGAAGAAATTGCCATGGAATTTGCGACGGCGGGAGAAATATTTGGGGTACTGCCCTAAGGGTTTCTCCTGGTGTTTGGAATGATAGTAATGAGGGTCTTCCTTCTCCGACATGAGGCTCAATTTTGTTGCGACAGAAACCCTGAGCAGCGAGATCTTCTGTTCATTTTCATGATCCACTACTGCCTTATTTATGCCCTCGTTGGGCTGAAAATTTCACTGTGTATCTGTTCGCTTTCAGTTTAAGGAGGGGACGAGATTCGAACAGTGGGTGGAGAGATAAACGGGGATCGATTATATGTTTTGGTCTGTGTCTCGACACGTGTGAACGTTATTGAGGAATAAGATACTTTACAGTATAATCGTGGGTTACTCCGCATAGGATTCGTGATTCCACGTGTAAACTTATTTCAGTCATTTCACACTTTGCCTTGTCTAAAAAGTCAGAATAATAATAATTCCCTCAATTCTGACCGACTGACTTTTCCTCCACGACCGTTATTCTGTGAATTTTAATGCACTATGCCATAAGTTTCCAACACGACCGCCGTAGACTTTGTGGGCAAGTGCCGAATCCGATGTAGATGTGTCGCTTTAATCATATTATATATGGAGTATTGTCCAAGAACGGAACTcttttgaatgtcaaaataggcaCGCATCTTCTTTTACATTTATTATTTgtgttttaattgaaataatgcaaaataataaaatatacaaTGAAGGCAGTAAAAGGACTGCCCACAGTAGCAgcaaacaacaaacaaacaaaacattaGTTGCTAGACCCTTAAATCATTCAAAAACTTGGAACAAACGATTCCTATACAAACAAAACAACAGGCTAAACAAGAGAACAAGCTCTTACAAAATCTCAGACATAGCTCAACTTTTGAAAAGGAGAAGTCGTTTACAATCTAAATTCAAAGAAGTTTTGCAAATGAGAAGATTAGAGAAGAATTCATGCTTACAATATGAATTTGAAATAGTGTTGCAATTGAGTGGAGTTGAAGAAGTCTTTGTCATGTAGCTGGAGAATTTTAAGTTTACTTTCTTCCAATAAAATTCTAGACTTGGACTATTCCTTGGCAGCCCCTGCATTTGGAAACATAGTGAGAGAACTTGAAACAATATGTCTAAGTAAAACTTAAGCATTTTAGTCTCCTGGTGAACCAATTGATTAGAGAAAATAGCCATACGCCTGCATTTCCAAATGTTAAATAAAACATAATGTCTTATAGCATTAGCCACCACATTATTATGAATGCCAAGGCCCAAAACAATAACCACCTagccaaaaccaagtccaaagaaAACAGTTTTGATAACCTTCCATTTCATTTTAACAAATGAACAACCCCAAAATATATGTTTAAGGCTCTCATCATGATGACAAAAAGGACACTTGATGAGTTGAACTATCATATATTTCAACCTATCCCCAATAGGTAGTTTGAAATGCAAGATCTTCCAAGCCAACAATTGAGCATTATCATCAGCACAAGACCTCCATATTTGATTACTCAGCTCCTCAGCCATGCCTTCTCATGCAGCTTGTGCATCTCCATTTTTTATTCAATCTTGGATTTAAGGGCATTCTCGAAAGGAGGCTTAAATAGATTTTCTTAAGAGGAAAGTAATAGAATGGAAACTTGGAAAACCACAACcaatccttgagaaaactacactGCAAAGGGGAACAGAGTTTCATAACCAGCTCCTTTGGCACcaaagaaatcacaaagattaaaAAAACCTTTAATGTTGTTGTTTAGCTAGAAACAATTTTTAGTCATGTCCCAAGAGAACCAGTCAAAATTATTAAAATCTCAAATGTCACC is a genomic window of Cryptomeria japonica chromosome 7, Sugi_1.0, whole genome shotgun sequence containing:
- the LOC131076387 gene encoding NDR1/HIN1-like protein 6; the protein is MSEKEDPHYYHSKHQEKPLGQYPKYFSRRRKFHGNFFYSCFVLGFQILMLFAIAIVIAGITFYAVFKPKMPKYSVENFQITSFVVGIDGTVSSQFVVGVRTTNPNKKIGIYYLDDSYIGVFYSGTQLSRGKFPAFYQDHETITTLTVFLSGSDVQLNKKQITLLNRHRVDGSIPLHFKVDLPVKFKVGKLKTPKYTFHVRCDLVLGGLNSRTGVNIGKRKCKVKL